In a single window of the Ornithodoros turicata isolate Travis unplaced genomic scaffold, ASM3712646v1 ctg00001066.1, whole genome shotgun sequence genome:
- the LOC135376247 gene encoding uncharacterized protein LOC135376247, translating into MHQGDPPPSSSSTGSLQHNSDGQQHHVGAIAVKLPAYWYRNPAIWFAQADAQFHLAGVTAQTTRFYHVISALSPAAAEEVQDLIISPPTQNAYDQLKSALLKRTSASDRDRLRQLLSAEELGDRRPTQLLRRMKQLLGDDAPQAGDKFLRQLFMQRLPNNVQMVLAAAANLPIDELATLADAVMEVASSPSLSVLEQPATQTRGRAVPPAIPPIPEACPSVSQPTSATGAILQQVNSLTQLVATLVARPRSPIPRRPRFRRGSPSPRRSRSRSANQDGLCWYHHRFGAEAHHCLLPCSWTGNPPAPH; encoded by the coding sequence ATGCATCAAGGCGACCCACCTCCGTCGTCGTCTAGCACAGGTTCCCTACAGCACAACTCTGACGGACAACAGCACCATGTAGGAGCCATCGCCGTTAAACTTCCAGCCTACTGGTATCGCAATCCAGCTATCTGGTTCGCCCAGGCGGACGCCCAGTTCCATCTGGCCGGTGTGACTGCTCAGACCACTCGTTTCTATCATGTCATCTCCGCCCTGTCTCCCGCGGCCGCCGAGGAAGTACAAGATCTGATAATCTCTCCCCCAACGCAGAACGCGTATGACCAACTCAAGTCTGCCCTGCTGAAGCGTACGTCCGCCTCCGACCGTGACCGTCTGAGGCAGCTCTTATCGGCGGAAGAGCTCGGTGACAGGCGGCCTACCCAGCTCTTGCGCCGCATGAAGCAGCTCTTGGGAGATGACGCTCCGCAGGCCGGCGACAAATTCTTGCGTCAGCTGTTCATGCAGCGCTTACCCAATAACGTGCAGATGGTCTTGGCAGCAGCCGCGAATCTTCCCATCGACGAGCTCGCCACCCTCGCGGATGCTGTCATGGAGGTTGCCTCATCTCCTTCTCTTTCCGTTCTCGAGCAACCGGCTACCCAGACTAGAGGGCGAGCGGTTCCCCCAGCCATTCCGCCCATCCCAGAAGCTTGTCCTTCGGTTTCCCAACCCACTTCAGCCACCGGAGCTATACTCCAGCAGGTTAATAGCCTTACGCAATTGGTTGCGACGCTGGTTGCTCGCCCACGATCCCCGATCCCCCGTCGCCCAAGGTTCCGCAGAGGTTCCCCGTCGCCACGGCGATCGCGATCTCGTTCTGCGAATCAGGATGGCCTCTGTTGGTACCACCATCGCTTCGGTGCCGAAGCCCACCACTGCTTGCTCCCCTGTTCTTGGACGGGAAACCCGCCGGCCCCCCACTAA